From a region of the Thiorhodovibrio winogradskyi genome:
- a CDS encoding PAS domain S-box protein, which produces MILLFHGKGFTQFMNSATKTPPSPGAKAPPADTRLAFSSAHTPLQRALHQFVLANPGLTSQTLAESFGLPTEFCAETCAVLRDAGAFSQQADGRWCALPTEPGTPGSELPTNLDPRHLAMLFEQSLDGLFFMMLDEPLRWDDSVDKERVLEQVFERQRITHVNDAMCRQYAARPEQLIGLRPVDFFAHDPAEGRRQWRRLFDTGRLHTETDERRFDGTPIFIEGDYRCLYDHQGRILGHFGVQRDLTDRHTALRRLSESEERLQDIIASTADFIWEVDREGRFCYVAGQVEPLLGHTEAELLGNTPFVFMDEHEEARVRPIFEQARAERRPLGRHENWLRTKQGGRRCFAFSGMPIFDNQGEVHGYRGLNRDITDQKQADEALRQSEERLRAFFEMSPESIVILDPETGLPLHFNRVAHERLGYSAEEFSRLRIADYESNEDAAAVEAHIQRIHQSGRDDFETRHRCRDGRVLNIIVSVQLAVVNEQKVLYAMFRDVTELRALNERLMLATSAGGIGIWECDLVAKRLAWNDQMYQLYGVPLGNGEENYARWLFALHPEDRPRMERLVAESLQSGEELNTEFRILRQGETRWLRVAARPLFDAGQQPTRMIGCNWDVTDARQAEERMAREEARFRGAFEIAPNGMALVDGEGRWLQVNQALCDILGYSAEELLARDFQSISHPDDLPADLSALEQLVSGATDQIQLDKRYLHKDGHSVPILLNSSAVRDERGRLTLTVNHVLDLTERRASEAAMLAAKEVAEAANRAKSEFLANMSHEIRTPLNAVIGLTELTLGTPLDERQRDYLEKVRHSSRALLGILNDILDYSKIEAGRVRLEQTQFRLEDLLEQLTALFQAAAEAKGLDLFYRIAPEVPRHLIGDPMRLGQVLNNLVGNAVKFTEQGQVELAIRVVSEREDRIELSFSVQDSGIGMAADTVEKLFQAFTQADGSITRRYGGTGLGLTISQRLVRLMGGTIKARSTPNQGSTFCFHAWFDMPERAAARIGAPPHNIDQCRILIVDKRPAARQLLAEILQSWRMTLLEASNCPGARQAIARAAAAGQPVDLVLLEAKQCLECRFCPVAADPMPADGPPPPRAIGDPPTPVVLMVSSVEQAQLLARAENAELPRLLTKPVTPSALFDAIANVTQSQCQERPHSVYKNPRMTSPLQGVRILVAEDNRINQMVAEGILRQLGASVTLANNGREAVDLALQEDFGAVLMDLQMPLMDGYAATEAIRARNADVPIIALTAAALESDRERCLAAGMNDHLGKPIIPTRLVEALTRWIKTAQAVPDATAQSPLAHQDSAPDINPDNAQGIDSEQLAKLRQLLADNEYVPPGLLGALRKDASPAALRILARVEQALDSFDYETAADTLASLTPAFPSASRRKPRSPH; this is translated from the coding sequence GTGATTCTGCTATTTCATGGTAAGGGCTTCACCCAGTTCATGAATTCCGCCACCAAAACACCGCCATCCCCCGGCGCCAAGGCTCCGCCTGCCGACACCCGCTTGGCCTTTTCGTCCGCGCACACCCCCCTGCAGCGCGCACTGCATCAATTCGTGCTAGCAAATCCCGGCCTCACCAGCCAGACGCTGGCAGAATCCTTTGGCTTGCCGACTGAGTTCTGCGCTGAAACCTGCGCTGTGCTGCGCGATGCCGGCGCTTTTTCGCAGCAAGCTGACGGACGCTGGTGCGCACTGCCGACCGAGCCTGGCACTCCTGGTTCCGAACTACCCACCAACCTCGACCCACGCCATCTGGCCATGCTGTTCGAGCAGTCGCTCGATGGCCTGTTCTTCATGATGCTCGACGAGCCGCTGCGCTGGGATGACAGCGTGGATAAAGAGCGTGTGCTCGAGCAGGTCTTCGAGCGCCAGCGCATCACCCATGTCAACGACGCCATGTGCCGCCAGTATGCCGCGCGCCCGGAGCAGCTGATCGGCCTGCGTCCGGTGGACTTTTTTGCGCATGATCCGGCGGAAGGGCGACGCCAGTGGCGGAGACTGTTCGACACAGGTCGGCTGCACACCGAGACCGACGAGCGCCGCTTTGACGGCACGCCCATCTTCATCGAGGGCGATTACCGCTGTCTGTATGACCACCAGGGACGCATTCTCGGGCACTTTGGCGTGCAGCGAGACCTGACTGATCGCCACACGGCCCTGCGCCGGCTGTCGGAAAGCGAGGAGCGGCTGCAGGACATCATCGCCAGCACAGCGGATTTCATCTGGGAAGTGGACCGCGAGGGGCGCTTTTGCTATGTCGCTGGCCAAGTCGAGCCGCTGCTCGGCCACACCGAGGCGGAACTTCTGGGCAACACGCCCTTTGTGTTCATGGATGAGCACGAGGAGGCACGCGTCCGTCCTATTTTCGAGCAGGCTCGCGCCGAACGCCGCCCCCTCGGTCGGCACGAGAACTGGCTCAGAACCAAACAAGGCGGCCGGCGCTGCTTCGCCTTCTCGGGGATGCCCATCTTCGACAACCAGGGCGAGGTGCACGGCTATCGCGGACTCAATCGCGACATCACCGATCAAAAACAGGCTGACGAGGCACTGCGCCAATCCGAGGAACGGCTGCGCGCCTTCTTCGAGATGTCGCCCGAGAGCATCGTGATTCTCGACCCCGAAACCGGCCTGCCACTGCATTTCAACCGTGTCGCCCACGAACGTCTGGGCTACAGCGCCGAGGAATTCTCCCGGCTGCGCATCGCTGACTACGAGTCCAACGAGGATGCCGCGGCGGTTGAGGCACACATCCAGCGCATTCACCAAAGCGGGCGCGATGATTTCGAGACGCGCCACCGCTGCCGTGATGGGCGGGTGCTGAATATCATCGTCTCGGTGCAGCTCGCGGTCGTCAACGAACAGAAAGTGCTCTACGCCATGTTCCGCGACGTCACCGAACTACGCGCCCTGAACGAACGCCTGATGCTCGCCACCAGCGCCGGCGGCATTGGCATCTGGGAGTGCGACTTGGTCGCCAAGCGCCTGGCGTGGAACGATCAGATGTACCAGCTCTACGGCGTGCCGCTCGGCAATGGGGAGGAGAATTACGCCCGCTGGCTGTTCGCTTTGCATCCCGAGGACCGCCCGCGCATGGAGCGACTGGTGGCTGAGTCATTGCAATCGGGCGAGGAACTCAATACCGAATTCCGCATCCTGCGCCAGGGCGAGACACGCTGGCTGCGGGTTGCCGCGCGCCCTTTGTTCGACGCGGGCCAGCAGCCCACCCGCATGATCGGCTGCAACTGGGACGTGACCGACGCCCGCCAGGCCGAGGAGCGCATGGCGCGCGAGGAGGCACGCTTTCGCGGTGCTTTCGAGATCGCTCCCAACGGCATGGCGCTGGTCGACGGCGAAGGCCGCTGGCTGCAAGTCAACCAGGCCTTGTGCGACATCCTCGGCTACAGCGCCGAGGAACTCCTGGCGCGCGACTTCCAGTCCATCTCTCACCCCGATGATCTGCCGGCTGATCTCAGCGCGCTGGAGCAACTGGTCAGCGGCGCGACTGATCAAATCCAGCTCGACAAGCGCTATCTCCACAAGGACGGCCACAGCGTGCCCATCCTGCTCAACTCCTCGGCGGTGCGCGACGAGCGAGGGCGCCTGACGCTGACCGTCAATCACGTACTGGATCTCACCGAGCGCCGCGCCAGCGAGGCGGCTATGCTCGCCGCCAAGGAGGTCGCCGAGGCCGCCAATCGCGCCAAGAGCGAATTCCTGGCCAACATGAGCCATGAGATCCGCACCCCGCTCAATGCCGTGATTGGGCTGACCGAACTCACCCTGGGCACCCCACTCGATGAGCGCCAGCGCGATTATCTGGAGAAAGTCCGCCACAGCTCGCGCGCGCTGCTCGGTATTTTGAACGACATTCTCGACTACTCCAAGATCGAGGCCGGTCGGGTCAGGCTCGAACAGACTCAGTTTCGGCTCGAGGATCTGCTCGAACAGCTGACCGCGCTGTTTCAAGCCGCGGCCGAGGCCAAGGGGCTGGATCTGTTTTATCGCATTGCCCCCGAGGTGCCTCGTCACTTGATTGGCGACCCCATGCGGCTTGGTCAGGTACTGAACAACCTGGTTGGCAACGCAGTCAAGTTCACCGAACAAGGCCAGGTGGAACTAGCCATTCGGGTGGTGAGCGAGCGCGAGGATCGCATAGAACTCAGCTTTAGCGTGCAGGATAGCGGCATCGGCATGGCCGCGGACACCGTCGAGAAGCTGTTTCAGGCCTTTACCCAGGCCGATGGTTCCATCACCCGTCGCTATGGCGGCACCGGGCTCGGCCTGACCATCAGCCAGCGTCTGGTGCGGCTGATGGGCGGCACCATCAAGGCGCGCAGCACCCCCAATCAGGGCAGCACTTTTTGTTTTCATGCTTGGTTTGACATGCCAGAGCGCGCCGCCGCGCGCATTGGCGCGCCACCGCATAACATCGACCAATGCCGCATTCTGATCGTCGACAAGCGCCCGGCCGCGCGCCAGTTGCTTGCCGAGATTCTGCAATCCTGGCGCATGACGCTGCTCGAAGCCAGCAACTGCCCTGGCGCCCGTCAGGCCATTGCCCGGGCGGCGGCGGCAGGTCAGCCGGTGGACCTGGTCCTGCTGGAAGCCAAGCAGTGTCTGGAATGTCGCTTCTGTCCGGTTGCCGCGGACCCGATGCCGGCCGACGGCCCGCCGCCGCCGCGCGCCATTGGCGATCCGCCCACCCCCGTGGTCCTCATGGTAAGCAGCGTCGAGCAGGCCCAACTCCTCGCGCGTGCCGAGAACGCCGAACTGCCGCGCCTGCTGACCAAGCCGGTCACCCCCTCGGCACTCTTCGATGCCATCGCCAATGTGACGCAAAGCCAGTGCCAAGAACGGCCCCATTCCGTCTACAAGAACCCACGGATGACCTCCCCGCTGCAAGGCGTCAGAATCCTGGTGGCCGAGGATAATCGCATCAATCAAATGGTCGCCGAGGGCATCCTGCGCCAGCTTGGCGCATCGGTCACTCTGGCCAACAATGGCCGCGAGGCAGTCGACCTGGCGTTGCAAGAGGACTTCGGCGCCGTGCTGATGGACCTGCAAATGCCGCTGATGGACGGCTATGCGGCCACCGAGGCCATTCGCGCCCGCAATGCGGATGTGCCCATCATCGCGCTCACGGCCGCCGCCCTGGAATCCGACCGCGAGCGCTGCCTGGCCGCCGGCATGAACGATCACTTGGGCAAGCCCATTATCCCGACCCGCCTGGTCGAAGCCTTGACGCGCTGGATCAAGACAGCCCAAGCAGTACCCGATGCCACCGCGCAAAGTCCCTTGGCTCATCAGGATTCCGCGCCCGACATCAATCCAGACAACGCCCAAGGCATCGATTCCGAACAATTGGCCAAGCTGCGCCAGTTACTTGCCGATAATGAGTACGTCCCCCCAGGTCTGCTCGGCGCCCTGCGCAAGGACGCCAGCCCAGCCGCCTTGCGCATCCTCGCTCGCGTCGAGCAGGCACTGGATTCATTCGACTACGAGACCGCCGCTGATACACTAGCCAGCCTCACCCCGGCCTTCCCCTCGGCAAGCCGGCGCAAGCCGCGGTCTCCTCACTAG
- a CDS encoding diguanylate cyclase domain-containing protein yields MTQQASILIVDDVPANIQLLAEALKSEYRIRVANHGSKALEIARSDQPPDLILLDIMMPGMDGYEVCQKLKSDPATSAIPIVFVTAKTSVDDEAYGLDLGAVDYIPKPFHLPVVRARVKTHINLKLKTDLLEELALIDGLTYIPNRRRFDQLLEQEWLRARREQHWLALVMLDVDHFKAYNDNYGHGAGDDCLREVANAIKNSLQRPGDAIARYGGEEFVLLLPNTDQAGARATAERARAAVFTRNLPHAHSDTADRVTVSLGVAATQPDSNKPNALLKAADNALYEAKRSGRNRLHEVSV; encoded by the coding sequence ATGACGCAACAAGCTTCTATATTAATCGTCGACGACGTGCCGGCGAACATCCAGCTTCTAGCCGAAGCGCTAAAATCAGAATACCGCATCCGCGTGGCCAATCACGGCAGCAAGGCGCTTGAGATTGCACGCTCCGACCAGCCGCCAGATCTCATCCTGCTCGACATCATGATGCCCGGCATGGACGGCTACGAGGTGTGCCAAAAGTTGAAGTCCGACCCAGCCACCAGCGCCATTCCCATTGTATTTGTCACCGCCAAGACCAGTGTCGATGACGAGGCATACGGCCTCGACCTGGGTGCGGTGGACTACATCCCCAAGCCCTTTCACTTGCCGGTGGTGCGCGCCCGAGTCAAAACCCACATTAACCTCAAGCTCAAGACCGATCTGCTCGAGGAACTGGCCCTGATCGACGGCCTGACCTACATCCCCAACCGGCGCCGCTTCGACCAATTGCTGGAGCAGGAGTGGCTGCGAGCGCGCCGCGAACAGCATTGGCTCGCGCTGGTCATGCTTGATGTCGACCATTTCAAGGCTTACAACGACAACTACGGTCACGGCGCCGGCGACGACTGCCTGCGCGAGGTTGCCAACGCCATTAAAAACAGCCTGCAACGCCCGGGTGACGCCATCGCCCGCTACGGTGGCGAGGAGTTTGTTCTCCTGCTGCCCAACACCGATCAAGCGGGCGCCCGCGCCACGGCCGAACGGGCCCGGGCCGCGGTGTTCACGCGCAACCTGCCACATGCCCATTCAGACACCGCGGATCGCGTCACCGTCAGCCTCGGAGTCGCCGCTACCCAACCAGACTCGAACAAACCTAATGCCCTGCTAAAAGCCGCCGATAACGCCCTCTACGAAGCCAAACGCAGCGGCCGCAACCGACTGCATGAGGTTTCGGTTTGA
- a CDS encoding radical SAM protein — MSSEQFPANWDENDYLRRNPDVAKALTGTSSIRSGYDHYVRWGLFENREGGWRIEETDSQTRYCLDPWIYQEIDPRGRVAPCCVHPHLFPLIDDAAEPENVRNQESLRALRLSLLEGKLNRYCAQCHIRSWTSTKVLTTVLSKWLRGKPSLQESGPLRHLRIDVTGRCNLRCTYCAVSQPEYLGHDMSEETFQRIMRMSDMNPKQTRIMLNGHGETTYHPDWMKMARQLLAGGFKVDILSNFAKPFIPEEIALLAQMSVIQISLDTVDRQKLKSIRRHVSLGTILTNMHQVRAKARAIKTKPAWSLSCGVYEQSVPGLEDLAWFAIEAGFASITLWNLVSYPAVNHNPVVGLDQLPIEQALAMKQEVQRVVQLLRNHSVAVEVAGNFLENTHPDSACHSPDSLTSEPAA; from the coding sequence TTGTCTTCCGAACAATTTCCCGCCAACTGGGATGAGAATGATTACCTGCGGCGAAATCCTGATGTCGCGAAGGCTTTGACTGGTACGTCGAGCATCAGGAGCGGCTACGATCATTATGTCCGGTGGGGCCTGTTTGAAAACCGAGAAGGAGGTTGGCGTATCGAGGAAACAGATAGTCAAACCCGCTACTGCCTTGATCCATGGATTTACCAAGAAATCGATCCGAGAGGACGTGTCGCGCCTTGCTGTGTTCACCCACATCTCTTCCCACTGATCGACGATGCCGCCGAACCCGAAAATGTCAGAAACCAAGAATCCCTCCGGGCTTTAAGGCTCAGTCTGCTTGAGGGCAAACTAAACAGATACTGCGCGCAATGCCACATTCGTTCCTGGACATCGACCAAAGTCTTGACCACAGTGCTTTCCAAGTGGCTGCGCGGGAAGCCATCATTGCAAGAATCTGGCCCCCTGCGTCATCTACGAATCGATGTTACCGGGCGTTGCAACTTGCGCTGCACCTACTGCGCGGTCAGTCAGCCAGAATATCTGGGTCACGACATGTCGGAAGAGACTTTCCAGCGCATCATGCGGATGAGTGACATGAATCCGAAGCAAACTCGGATAATGCTCAATGGCCATGGAGAAACCACCTACCATCCCGACTGGATGAAGATGGCCCGGCAACTGCTTGCTGGTGGATTCAAAGTCGATATCCTGTCTAATTTCGCCAAGCCTTTTATCCCCGAGGAGATCGCACTGCTGGCACAAATGAGCGTTATTCAGATTAGCCTGGATACAGTCGACCGTCAGAAATTAAAGAGTATCCGCCGACATGTCAGCCTGGGGACCATACTCACTAACATGCACCAGGTGCGCGCAAAGGCCCGCGCGATCAAGACTAAGCCAGCCTGGAGTCTGAGTTGCGGTGTCTATGAACAATCAGTGCCTGGACTTGAGGACTTGGCTTGGTTTGCAATCGAGGCCGGATTTGCTTCCATCACCTTGTGGAATCTCGTCAGCTATCCGGCCGTGAACCATAACCCCGTGGTAGGTTTGGATCAACTGCCCATTGAGCAAGCTCTGGCAATGAAACAGGAGGTGCAAAGAGTGGTGCAACTGCTGCGGAATCACTCCGTGGCGGTCGAAGTGGCAGGCAATTTTCTTGAAAACACACATCCGGACTCGGCCTGCCATTCCCCTGACAGTCTGACGAGTGAGCCCGCGGCCTAA
- a CDS encoding PDDEXK family nuclease: MPPLQPRLHTRSTSPARALPSAGFEPQEAIRAARARLRALPHPPEHYDGIPYYDHELDMPQSTAHAEMVHDFGNFLRQVASAAALRVLSDNPIWYWIAETSEQKPFYPDYALAEPVDPSRITALELRLVVELVSTATLAKEQKDTVRMRELNAANGVPEFLLLYPEPEDSRALRWFSLDDTNGGYREWPAPDDRRYRSQTIPGLEIEVLPSEAWQLGRKVRLWYRGDRLPALDEAVWQAEQAMRQAEQERRERESAERQFEQARAENERLLARLREAGLAP; the protein is encoded by the coding sequence ATGCCCCCGCTTCAACCGCGTCTCCATACCCGTTCAACCTCGCCAGCCCGCGCCCTACCCAGCGCCGGGTTCGAGCCACAAGAGGCAATACGCGCCGCTCGGGCGCGGCTGCGCGCTCTTCCCCATCCACCCGAGCACTACGACGGCATCCCCTACTACGATCACGAGCTCGACATGCCTCAATCCACTGCTCATGCCGAGATGGTCCACGACTTTGGCAATTTCCTGCGTCAAGTCGCCAGCGCCGCCGCCCTGCGCGTGCTCAGCGACAACCCGATCTGGTATTGGATCGCGGAGACCAGCGAGCAAAAGCCCTTTTACCCCGACTACGCCCTGGCGGAGCCGGTCGACCCCAGCCGCATCACCGCGTTGGAACTCCGCCTCGTGGTGGAATTAGTCAGCACAGCGACCCTAGCCAAGGAACAGAAAGACACGGTGCGCATGCGCGAGCTAAACGCCGCGAACGGCGTGCCGGAATTCCTCTTGCTTTATCCCGAACCCGAGGATAGCCGCGCGCTGCGCTGGTTCAGCCTTGATGACACCAACGGCGGCTACCGGGAATGGCCGGCACCGGATGATCGGCGCTATCGCAGTCAGACGATTCCAGGACTGGAGATCGAAGTCCTGCCGTCCGAGGCCTGGCAGCTAGGCCGTAAAGTCCGGCTGTGGTACAGGGGCGATCGGCTGCCGGCGCTGGACGAGGCTGTTTGGCAGGCCGAGCAGGCCATGCGGCAGGCCGAACAAGAGCGCCGAGAGCGCGAAAGCGCCGAACGTCAGTTCGAGCAGGCCCGTGCGGAGAATGAGCGCCTACTCGCGCGCTTGCGCGAAGCGGGCCTGGCGCCCTGA
- a CDS encoding HD-GYP domain-containing protein, with protein sequence MIKKILTEQLRPGMYIHDLNCGWLDHAFLSSRFAVKNHAVIAKIRKTGVRELYIDTEKGSDVADARTQQEVEQELDDEIGAIVENQADELTEVPLHEERARAEWVLRQAVSVINGLMSDLRLGQQLDLEQTAPMLTEMTDSIFRNQHALLGLQRIRRRDRYTFEHSVNVAVLMIAFGRSLGLERDVLHEIGTGALLHDIGKTLVPSDILNKPERLTEHELKIMQEHVEHTERLLNAAPGISPASLQVAAEHHERMDGSGYPNRKAGEAISQFGRMAAIVDIYDAITSDRVYHQGMEPSLALRKLLEWSHYHVDSELVQHFIRCVGIYPVGTLVRLASQRIGMVMESNSNHLLQPVVRVFLDAKRRRYLDVHDLDLSDPAAAGNERILKAEHTSDWPANLHGIAKLAIQ encoded by the coding sequence ATGATCAAGAAAATCCTTACCGAACAGCTTCGCCCAGGCATGTACATCCATGATCTCAATTGTGGGTGGTTGGACCATGCGTTTCTGAGTAGTAGATTCGCTGTCAAGAATCACGCGGTCATTGCCAAGATTCGTAAGACGGGTGTTAGGGAACTCTATATCGATACCGAGAAGGGTTCGGATGTTGCCGACGCGCGCACCCAGCAGGAAGTCGAGCAAGAACTCGATGACGAGATCGGTGCCATTGTCGAGAATCAAGCCGATGAACTGACCGAGGTTCCATTGCACGAAGAGCGCGCGCGAGCGGAGTGGGTTCTGCGGCAGGCTGTCTCGGTGATCAATGGCCTGATGTCCGATCTTCGCCTGGGTCAGCAGCTCGATCTGGAGCAAACGGCGCCAATGCTGACGGAAATGACGGATTCTATTTTCCGCAACCAGCACGCCTTGCTTGGCCTGCAGCGTATCCGCCGCCGCGACCGCTACACCTTCGAGCATTCCGTGAATGTGGCTGTCTTGATGATCGCCTTTGGTCGTAGTCTCGGCTTGGAACGGGACGTGCTCCATGAGATCGGCACTGGCGCGCTCTTGCATGACATTGGCAAGACGCTGGTTCCAAGCGATATTCTCAATAAGCCGGAGCGTTTGACGGAGCATGAGCTCAAGATCATGCAGGAGCATGTGGAGCACACTGAACGCTTGCTGAATGCCGCGCCCGGTATTTCACCCGCGAGCTTGCAAGTGGCCGCCGAGCACCATGAACGCATGGATGGCAGCGGTTACCCGAACAGGAAAGCTGGTGAGGCCATCTCCCAATTTGGCAGGATGGCGGCCATCGTGGATATCTACGATGCGATAACATCCGATCGTGTCTATCATCAGGGGATGGAGCCGAGCCTGGCGCTGCGCAAGCTGCTCGAATGGAGTCACTATCATGTGGACTCTGAGTTAGTTCAGCACTTCATCCGCTGTGTCGGCATTTATCCTGTCGGAACCCTGGTGCGGCTAGCCAGCCAACGCATCGGCATGGTGATGGAGTCCAATTCCAATCATTTGCTCCAACCGGTGGTGCGCGTTTTTCTCGACGCCAAGCGTCGGCGCTATCTGGATGTGCACGACCTGGATCTATCGGATCCCGCGGCAGCCGGTAACGAGCGGATTCTCAAAGCAGAGCACACATCGGACTGGCCGGCCAATCTCCATGGAATCGCCAAGCTGGCCATTCAATGA
- the trpE gene encoding anthranilate synthase component I produces MTPEHYRALVARGYNRIPLVCEVLADLDTPLSCYLKLAEGPYSYLFESVQGGEKWGRYSIIGLPCRTLLKVFGRTLRIERDGQLVEEIETEDPLAWIESFQQRFRVAEHPEMPRFAGGLVGYFGYDSIRYIEPRLRECPNPDQLGTPDILLMLSEEVVVFDNLRGRIYMIVHLNPDAGDDLASGHARIQALVSRMQRGAPRHPTEQARRISEQDFVSGFSQTGFEQAVTRIKDYILAGDCMQVVLSQRLSIPYGARPLDLYRALRGLNPSPYMYFLDLGGFQIVGSSPEILTRLEDGVVTVRPIAGTRRRGYTEEEDRELEAELLADPKELAEHLMLIDLGRNDCGRVAEVGSVRMTDQMMVERYSHVMHIVSNVTGQLRAGMTAMDVLRATFPAGTVSGAPKIRAMEIIDELEPVKRGIYSGAVGYIGFNGNMDTAIAIRTAVIKDGELHIQAGAGVVADSVPELEWKETMNKGRAIFRAVAMAEAGIEQHPCVGDDALE; encoded by the coding sequence ATGACGCCCGAGCACTATCGCGCCCTGGTGGCCCGGGGCTATAACCGTATCCCGCTGGTTTGCGAGGTCCTGGCCGATCTCGATACCCCGCTGAGCTGCTACCTCAAGCTGGCCGAGGGGCCTTATTCCTATCTGTTCGAGTCGGTGCAGGGCGGGGAGAAGTGGGGCCGCTATTCAATTATTGGCCTGCCGTGCCGTACCTTGCTCAAGGTGTTTGGACGCACTCTGCGCATCGAACGCGATGGCCAGTTGGTCGAGGAGATCGAGACCGAGGATCCGCTGGCCTGGATCGAGTCCTTCCAGCAGCGCTTCCGTGTCGCCGAGCATCCGGAAATGCCGCGTTTTGCCGGTGGTTTGGTTGGTTATTTCGGCTACGACAGTATCCGTTACATTGAGCCACGGCTGCGCGAGTGCCCAAATCCTGATCAGCTTGGCACGCCGGATATTCTGCTGATGCTGTCCGAGGAGGTGGTCGTGTTCGACAACCTGCGTGGTCGCATCTACATGATTGTGCATCTAAATCCGGATGCCGGCGATGATCTCGCCAGCGGCCATGCCCGCATCCAGGCGTTGGTGTCGCGCATGCAGCGCGGCGCGCCCCGGCATCCGACGGAGCAAGCACGGCGCATCAGCGAACAGGATTTTGTCTCTGGCTTCAGCCAGACGGGGTTCGAACAGGCGGTCACGCGCATCAAGGACTATATCCTCGCTGGCGACTGCATGCAGGTGGTGCTCTCGCAGCGGCTGTCCATTCCCTATGGTGCCCGTCCGCTCGACCTGTACCGGGCCTTGCGCGGTCTGAACCCCTCGCCCTATATGTATTTTCTCGACCTCGGCGGGTTCCAGATCGTCGGCTCCTCGCCCGAGATCCTGACCCGGCTCGAGGACGGCGTGGTCACTGTGCGTCCCATTGCCGGTACGCGTCGGCGTGGCTATACCGAGGAGGAAGACCGCGAGCTCGAGGCCGAGCTCCTGGCCGACCCCAAGGAATTGGCCGAACATCTGATGCTGATCGACCTCGGGCGCAACGACTGCGGCCGGGTGGCGGAAGTGGGCTCGGTGCGGATGACCGACCAGATGATGGTCGAACGCTACTCCCATGTGATGCACATTGTCTCCAATGTGACTGGCCAGCTGCGCGCGGGCATGACGGCCATGGATGTGCTGCGCGCCACCTTCCCGGCCGGCACTGTGTCTGGCGCACCCAAGATTCGCGCCATGGAGATCATTGACGAACTGGAACCCGTCAAGCGCGGCATTTACTCAGGCGCCGTGGGTTACATCGGCTTCAATGGCAACATGGACACGGCTATCGCCATTCGCACGGCGGTGATCAAGGATGGTGAGTTGCACATCCAGGCCGGTGCCGGCGTGGTGGCGGATTCAGTCCCGGAGTTGGAGTGGAAGGAAACCATGAACAAGGGCCGGGCCATTTTCCGCGCCGTGGCCATGGCTGAGGCGGGAATCGAACAGCATCCTTGCGTGGGGGATGACGCGCTGGAGTGA
- a CDS encoding phosphoglycolate phosphatase: MLPNSFRPGLVLVDLDGTLIDSVPDLTYCVDQMMHELGRPPRGEQAVRNWVGNGVERLVSRALAGSLDGRPGAEDFARAYPIFVELYAQHTHQNSVLYPGVREGLGWLRAQGYRLGCVTNKAACFTEPLLTHFDLRGLFEIVISGDSLPEKKPSALPLLHAAEHFRVEPSQALMVGDSISDVKAARAAGFFIVCMSYGYNHGQDIRDAQPDAVIDALPELAGLLAQQHP; encoded by the coding sequence ATGTTGCCCAACAGCTTTCGCCCCGGCCTGGTGCTGGTCGACCTCGACGGCACCCTGATCGACAGCGTGCCGGACCTGACCTACTGTGTCGATCAAATGATGCACGAGCTTGGGCGCCCACCCCGGGGCGAGCAGGCGGTGCGCAACTGGGTGGGCAATGGCGTCGAACGGCTGGTCTCCCGCGCGCTGGCCGGCTCACTTGATGGCCGGCCCGGTGCCGAGGACTTCGCCCGGGCTTATCCCATCTTTGTCGAGCTTTACGCCCAGCACACCCACCAGAACTCGGTGCTTTATCCTGGTGTGCGCGAGGGGCTCGGCTGGCTGCGCGCCCAAGGGTATCGGCTGGGCTGTGTGACCAATAAGGCCGCCTGTTTTACCGAGCCCTTACTGACCCATTTCGATCTGCGTGGCCTGTTTGAAATCGTCATCAGTGGCGACAGCCTGCCGGAGAAAAAGCCCAGCGCCTTGCCATTGCTGCACGCGGCCGAGCATTTTCGGGTCGAGCCGAGTCAGGCGCTGATGGTGGGCGACTCCATCAGCGATGTGAAAGCGGCGCGCGCCGCTGGCTTTTTCATTGTGTGCATGAGCTATGGCTACAATCATGGCCAGGATATTCGCGACGCCCAGCCGGATGCCGTCATCGACGCCTTGCCGGAACTGGCCGGTCTGCTGGCCCAACAACACCCATGA